A window of the Oncorhynchus mykiss isolate Arlee chromosome 15, USDA_OmykA_1.1, whole genome shotgun sequence genome harbors these coding sequences:
- the LOC110490442 gene encoding transmembrane and coiled-coil domain protein 3 isoform X2 has translation MKKHFTTIPLIHITEAERGSDGNNILSLPVPMRRGGSESNLVSGVGLDFTKGRLAIDSLQQKILKVTEQIKVEQTARDQNVAEYLKLVNNADKQQVARIRQVFEKKNQKSAHSIAQLQRKLEQYHRRMKEEANGAKHPPRDARGEGGKEVQKDGSLRDVSSASARNPAMDKVKTIGPGVSLSPPFFFNKSREFANLIRNKFGSADNIAHMKSSMETGAGLQAEGGARALSGSATTIAKAKYPSDDECSIGTSVSADSNGNPAGGSGLGLGSGGGPGRSDSQGRLGEVLEEVREIREAQAQLAEDMESLKRQFKSDYSFITQTLQEERYRFERLEDQLNDLTELHQHETSNLKQELASIEEKVAYQAYERARDIQEALESCQTRVSKLELQQQQQQTVQVENTDAKVLLGKCINIMLAIVTVILVCVSTAAKFTAPLLRSRVHLAFTCMGLSLLVVIWKNWEHLQCALERMLLPH, from the exons gcggAGCGCGGCAGCGATGGGAACAACATCCTCAGCCTCCCGGTACCGATGCGGCGGGGGGGCTCAGAGTCCAACCTGGTGTCTGGCGTGGGCCTGGACTTCACTAAGGGCCGTCTGGCCATCGACAGCCTGCAGCAGAAGATACtcaag GTGACAGAGCAGATCAAGGTGGAACAGACAGCCAGGGACCAGAACGTGGCAGAGTACCTCAAACTGGTCAACAACGCTGACAAGCAGCAGGTGGCACGCATACGCCAG GTGTTTGAGAAGAAGAACCAGAAGTCTGCCCACAGCATCGCCCAGCTGCAGAGGAAGCTGGAGCAGTACCACCGTCGTATGAAGGAGGAGGCCAACGGGGCCAAGCACCCGCCCAGGGATGCCCGGGGGGAGGGGGGCAAGGAGGTCCAAAAGGACGGCAGCCTGCGGGATGTCAGCTCGGCCAGCGCGCGCAACCCGGCAATGGACAAGGTCAAGACCATCGGACCCGGGGTCTCCCTCTCGCCCCCCTTCTTCTTCAACAAGTCACGGGAGTTCGCCAACCTCATCCGCAACAAGTTCGGCAGCGCCGACAACATCGCCCACATGAAGAGCTCCATGGAGACGGGGGCGGGGCTCCAGGCGGAAGGCGGGGCCCGGGCGCTGAGCGGCAGTGCCACCACAATTGCCAAGGCCAAGTACCCCAGCGACGACGAATGTTCCATAGGGACCTCTGTGTCGGCAGACTCCAACGGGAACCCGGCGGGGGGGtcggggttggggttggggtcgGGGGGTGGGCCGGGGAGGTCGGACTCTCAGGGGAGGCTGGGGGAGGTGCTGGAGGAGGTCAGGGAGATTAGGGAGGCCCAGGCACAGCTGGCCGAGGACATGGAGTCACTGAAAAGACAGTTCAAGAGCGACTACAGCTTCATCACACAGACACTGCAGGAGGAGAGATATAG GTTTGAGCGGTTAGAGGACCAGTTAAATGACCTGACAGAGTTGCACCAGCATGAGACCAGTAACCTGAAGCAGGAGCTGGCCAGCATCGAGGAGAAGGTGGCTTACCAGGCCTACGAGAGAGCTAGGGACATCcag GAGGCTCTGGAGTCGTGTCAGACGCGTGTCTCTAAGCTGGagctccagcagcagcagcagcagacggTACAGGTGGAGAACACAGACGCCAAGGTGCTGCTGGGGAAATGCATCAACATCATGCTGGCCATCGTCACGGTGATCCTGGTGTGCGTTTCCACTGCGGCCAAGTTCACCGCGCCCCTCCTGCGGAGCCGCGTGCACCTGGCTTTCACCTGCATGGGTTTGTCCCTACTGGTGGTCATCTGGAAGAACTGGGAGCACCTGCAGTGTGCCCTGGAACGCATGCTCCTCCCACACTGA
- the LOC110490442 gene encoding transmembrane and coiled-coil domain protein 3 isoform X1, with translation MPSADIAVDKSLSEVERYNICGEMAERGSDGNNILSLPVPMRRGGSESNLVSGVGLDFTKGRLAIDSLQQKILKVTEQIKVEQTARDQNVAEYLKLVNNADKQQVARIRQVFEKKNQKSAHSIAQLQRKLEQYHRRMKEEANGAKHPPRDARGEGGKEVQKDGSLRDVSSASARNPAMDKVKTIGPGVSLSPPFFFNKSREFANLIRNKFGSADNIAHMKSSMETGAGLQAEGGARALSGSATTIAKAKYPSDDECSIGTSVSADSNGNPAGGSGLGLGSGGGPGRSDSQGRLGEVLEEVREIREAQAQLAEDMESLKRQFKSDYSFITQTLQEERYRFERLEDQLNDLTELHQHETSNLKQELASIEEKVAYQAYERARDIQEALESCQTRVSKLELQQQQQQTVQVENTDAKVLLGKCINIMLAIVTVILVCVSTAAKFTAPLLRSRVHLAFTCMGLSLLVVIWKNWEHLQCALERMLLPH, from the exons gcggAGCGCGGCAGCGATGGGAACAACATCCTCAGCCTCCCGGTACCGATGCGGCGGGGGGGCTCAGAGTCCAACCTGGTGTCTGGCGTGGGCCTGGACTTCACTAAGGGCCGTCTGGCCATCGACAGCCTGCAGCAGAAGATACtcaag GTGACAGAGCAGATCAAGGTGGAACAGACAGCCAGGGACCAGAACGTGGCAGAGTACCTCAAACTGGTCAACAACGCTGACAAGCAGCAGGTGGCACGCATACGCCAG GTGTTTGAGAAGAAGAACCAGAAGTCTGCCCACAGCATCGCCCAGCTGCAGAGGAAGCTGGAGCAGTACCACCGTCGTATGAAGGAGGAGGCCAACGGGGCCAAGCACCCGCCCAGGGATGCCCGGGGGGAGGGGGGCAAGGAGGTCCAAAAGGACGGCAGCCTGCGGGATGTCAGCTCGGCCAGCGCGCGCAACCCGGCAATGGACAAGGTCAAGACCATCGGACCCGGGGTCTCCCTCTCGCCCCCCTTCTTCTTCAACAAGTCACGGGAGTTCGCCAACCTCATCCGCAACAAGTTCGGCAGCGCCGACAACATCGCCCACATGAAGAGCTCCATGGAGACGGGGGCGGGGCTCCAGGCGGAAGGCGGGGCCCGGGCGCTGAGCGGCAGTGCCACCACAATTGCCAAGGCCAAGTACCCCAGCGACGACGAATGTTCCATAGGGACCTCTGTGTCGGCAGACTCCAACGGGAACCCGGCGGGGGGGtcggggttggggttggggtcgGGGGGTGGGCCGGGGAGGTCGGACTCTCAGGGGAGGCTGGGGGAGGTGCTGGAGGAGGTCAGGGAGATTAGGGAGGCCCAGGCACAGCTGGCCGAGGACATGGAGTCACTGAAAAGACAGTTCAAGAGCGACTACAGCTTCATCACACAGACACTGCAGGAGGAGAGATATAG GTTTGAGCGGTTAGAGGACCAGTTAAATGACCTGACAGAGTTGCACCAGCATGAGACCAGTAACCTGAAGCAGGAGCTGGCCAGCATCGAGGAGAAGGTGGCTTACCAGGCCTACGAGAGAGCTAGGGACATCcag GAGGCTCTGGAGTCGTGTCAGACGCGTGTCTCTAAGCTGGagctccagcagcagcagcagcagacggTACAGGTGGAGAACACAGACGCCAAGGTGCTGCTGGGGAAATGCATCAACATCATGCTGGCCATCGTCACGGTGATCCTGGTGTGCGTTTCCACTGCGGCCAAGTTCACCGCGCCCCTCCTGCGGAGCCGCGTGCACCTGGCTTTCACCTGCATGGGTTTGTCCCTACTGGTGGTCATCTGGAAGAACTGGGAGCACCTGCAGTGTGCCCTGGAACGCATGCTCCTCCCACACTGA